One region of Termitidicoccus mucosus genomic DNA includes:
- the ybeY gene encoding rRNA maturation RNase YbeY: protein MPVREISIHNAHPRLRLDRRAIAVAIARLDAQAGRFRGGCPPGELSIAFLTDPALAALHASFLDDPTTTDVITFEGNPALGVAGEVCVSADTAAAYAAAHGRDFSAELTLYVVHGWLHLAGYDDLRPQKKRLMRAAEKRAMALLHDAGAEPVFQLRPARKPA from the coding sequence TGCGCCTCGACCGCCGCGCCATCGCCGTCGCCATCGCCCGGCTCGACGCGCAGGCGGGCCGTTTTCGCGGCGGCTGCCCGCCCGGCGAACTCTCCATCGCCTTTCTCACCGACCCCGCGCTCGCCGCGCTGCACGCGAGCTTCCTCGACGATCCGACGACCACCGACGTCATCACCTTCGAGGGCAACCCCGCCCTCGGCGTCGCGGGCGAAGTCTGCGTCTCGGCCGACACCGCCGCCGCCTATGCCGCCGCGCACGGGCGCGACTTTTCCGCCGAGCTCACGCTCTACGTCGTCCACGGCTGGCTGCACCTCGCCGGCTACGACGACCTGCGCCCGCAAAAAAAACGCCTCATGCGCGCTGCCGAGAAACGCGCCATGGCCCTGCTTCACGACGCCGGGGCGGAGCCCGTTTTCCAACTCCGCCCCGCGCGCAAACCGGCGTGA